A single region of the Syntrophotaleaceae bacterium genome encodes:
- a CDS encoding succinate dehydrogenase/fumarate reductase iron-sulfur subunit gives MNLTLYVWRQKGPRDKGRLEQLEARDISPDMSFLEMLDVVNEGLIKEGREPIAFDHDCREGICGTCSQVINGQAHGPQQLTTVCQLHMRQFKDGDEIYIEPWRAKAFPVIKDLVVDRSAMQRVMEAGGYISVSTGGVPDGNTILIPKADVETAMDAAACIGCGACIAACPNGSAMLFVASKVAHLAKLPQGRPEAAQRVCAMTDAMLKEGFGNCSNHYECEAACPKGISVKFIAMLNREMIKALPQVRKDKK, from the coding sequence ATGAATCTGACACTCTATGTCTGGCGCCAGAAAGGCCCCCGGGACAAGGGCCGGCTGGAGCAGCTGGAAGCAAGGGATATCAGTCCCGACATGTCCTTTCTCGAAATGCTGGACGTGGTCAACGAAGGACTGATCAAGGAAGGCCGGGAACCGATCGCCTTCGATCACGACTGCCGGGAAGGGATCTGCGGCACCTGTTCCCAGGTCATCAACGGTCAGGCCCACGGACCGCAGCAGTTGACCACCGTCTGCCAGCTGCACATGCGGCAGTTCAAGGACGGAGACGAAATCTATATCGAGCCGTGGCGGGCCAAGGCCTTTCCCGTGATCAAGGATCTTGTGGTCGACCGCTCCGCCATGCAGAGGGTCATGGAGGCCGGAGGCTATATCTCGGTGAGCACTGGCGGCGTCCCCGACGGCAATACCATCCTGATCCCAAAGGCTGATGTGGAAACGGCCATGGATGCGGCCGCCTGCATCGGCTGCGGCGCCTGCATCGCGGCCTGCCCCAACGGCTCGGCGATGTTGTTCGTTGCTTCGAAAGTCGCCCACCTGGCCAAGCTGCCCCAAGGCCGCCCGGAGGCCGCACAGCGGGTGTGCGCCATGACCGACGCCATGCTCAAGGAGGGTTTCGGCAACTGCAGTAATCATTACGAGTGCGAAGCAGCCTGTCCCAAAGGGATCAGCGTCAAGTTCATCGCCATGCTCAACCGGGAGATGATCAAAGCCTTGCCGCAGGTCCGTAAAGACAAAAAATAG
- a CDS encoding ATP-binding cassette domain-containing protein — MVEPKGNIAIELIDLERSFGRQKVLDKVNLRVAEGTTTVIVGASGQGKSVILKHMLGLLKPDKGKVLVLGKDLAKLGKKELNEVRKDFGVLFQNVALFDSMNIFDNLALPLRERTDATEEEIRANVEEKLAMMDLVGVNEKYPAQLSGGMKKRAGLARALVMNPRIVFFDEPTTGLDVTKSNEIYRLFYETQAKLKYTAVIVSHDVPKIFKLADRVALISEGRIEGCMSPEAFQLSDKPVIRSFVLETMGPIYSSEKEEIAQHEKA; from the coding sequence GTGGTAGAACCAAAAGGCAATATCGCTATCGAACTGATCGATCTGGAGCGTTCCTTCGGGCGGCAGAAGGTTCTGGACAAGGTCAATCTGAGGGTGGCCGAGGGGACGACCACGGTCATCGTCGGAGCCAGCGGCCAGGGCAAAAGCGTTATCCTGAAGCACATGCTCGGACTGCTGAAGCCTGACAAGGGTAAGGTTCTGGTGCTCGGCAAGGATCTGGCGAAGCTCGGGAAAAAAGAGCTTAACGAGGTGCGCAAGGACTTTGGCGTGCTTTTCCAGAACGTGGCACTGTTCGATTCGATGAATATCTTTGACAACCTGGCGCTGCCGCTGCGGGAACGTACCGATGCCACCGAGGAGGAGATCCGCGCCAACGTCGAGGAAAAACTGGCCATGATGGATCTTGTGGGGGTCAACGAAAAATATCCCGCCCAGTTGAGCGGCGGCATGAAAAAACGTGCCGGACTTGCCCGCGCCCTGGTCATGAACCCGCGCATTGTCTTTTTCGACGAGCCGACCACCGGTCTCGATGTCACCAAGAGCAACGAAATCTATAGACTTTTCTACGAGACTCAGGCCAAACTGAAGTATACCGCCGTGATCGTCAGCCATGACGTGCCCAAAATATTCAAGCTGGCGGACCGGGTCGCGCTTATATCGGAGGGCAGAATCGAGGGCTGCATGTCCCCCGAAGCCTTTCAGCTTTCGGATAAACCGGTGATCCGGTCGTTCGTCCTAGAAACAATGGGACCCATCTATTCCAGTGAAAAAGAGGAGATAGCCCAACATGAAAAGGCTTAA
- the mlaD gene encoding outer membrane lipid asymmetry maintenance protein MlaD gives MKRLNIELAVGVFLVAGFVCFAYLSIKLGDIRLFGDPTYQVSARFHSVSGLKQGDVVEMAGVQVGKVKGITLDPQDYEAVVQLELQGDVRLQEDAIASIRTAGIIGSKFIDITPGGLEDTIEPGGEIFETQSAINLEQLVSKYIFEKK, from the coding sequence ATGAAAAGGCTTAACATAGAATTGGCTGTGGGGGTTTTTCTGGTTGCCGGCTTCGTCTGCTTTGCCTATCTATCCATAAAGCTGGGGGATATCAGACTTTTCGGGGACCCGACCTATCAAGTGTCCGCCCGGTTTCATTCCGTTTCCGGTTTGAAGCAGGGTGATGTGGTGGAAATGGCCGGAGTCCAGGTCGGCAAGGTGAAAGGAATCACCCTCGATCCGCAGGATTATGAGGCGGTCGTCCAGCTCGAGCTGCAAGGGGACGTGCGCCTGCAGGAAGACGCTATCGCCTCCATCCGTACAGCCGGCATCATCGGCAGCAAGTTTATAGACATCACGCCCGGTGGCTTGGAGGATACCATCGAGCCTGGCGGGGAGATATTTGAAACCCAGTCGGCTATCAATCTGGAACAGCTGGTCAGCAAATATATTTTCGAAAAGAAATAG
- a CDS encoding succinate dehydrogenase cytochrome b subunit produces MQVMRLIRGSVGRKLLVAVTGLLLVGFVIAHLLGNLTIYYGEEGINAYAVHLRSLGPLLWLFRAGLLAVFAVHVWLGIWLTLENRAAKPTAYAKRQPRRTTFAGRTMIWSGLALAAFIVYHLLHFTFRFTHPEISHFVDPAGRADVLRMVVLSFRQLTVTIIYLVGMAALWLHLKHGIGSTFQTLGANDDRSLPVLSGVGLATALILALGFSAIPVLIYIGIVTI; encoded by the coding sequence ATGCAAGTGATGCGACTGATTCGCGGTTCCGTGGGCCGGAAGCTCCTGGTGGCAGTCACCGGGCTGCTGCTGGTCGGCTTCGTTATAGCCCATCTTCTCGGCAACCTCACCATCTACTATGGGGAGGAGGGAATCAATGCCTACGCCGTCCACCTTCGCAGTCTCGGCCCCCTGCTGTGGTTGTTCCGCGCCGGCCTGCTGGCCGTGTTTGCCGTGCATGTCTGGCTCGGCATCTGGCTGACCCTGGAAAATCGTGCCGCGAAACCGACGGCCTATGCCAAGAGACAGCCCCGCCGCACCACCTTTGCCGGAAGAACCATGATCTGGTCCGGATTGGCCCTGGCCGCCTTCATCGTCTACCACCTGCTCCATTTCACCTTCCGCTTCACCCACCCGGAGATCAGCCACTTCGTCGATCCGGCCGGCCGCGCCGATGTTCTCCGCATGGTGGTGCTGAGCTTTCGCCAGTTGACCGTGACCATAATTTACCTGGTCGGCATGGCCGCCCTCTGGCTTCATCTCAAGCACGGTATCGGAAGCACTTTCCAGACTTTGGGAGCCAACGACGACCGCTCCCTGCCGGTTTTGAGCGGCGTCGGCCTCGCCACCGCCCTGATCCTGGCTCTCGGATTCAGCGCCATCCCGGTTCTCATCTATATCGGCATCGTGACCATTTAG
- a CDS encoding glycosyltransferase family 2 protein, whose amino-acid sequence MFGKLWAYWRHAFDPSRFRVVMTLLVRNEADIIEANIRAHAALGVDGFVVMNHLSNDGTREILTSLAGEFDLQVIDQLDPAYKQSRWMTELACFARDRMGADWVICNDADEFWLPCRGESLKELIAFKGVCLTCRRFNMLLQRNALQRGYQFHDSRLRVNNPVFYGNESMVRDEVTVVLSRIAPKVIVNPHGLVKIKGGNHRALHGMNWLDYNRPYDRIEKFEDIRVFHYPMRGFEHFERNVRRRSLLLSDDSHVRMGNHYRRWAEMHRLGRLEEEYGRFLLGDEDLRVLKKFGVVTEDDFPGRTIKKALGEEAVAERKTA is encoded by the coding sequence GTGTTCGGCAAACTTTGGGCCTATTGGCGCCACGCTTTTGATCCCTCCCGCTTCCGGGTCGTCATGACCCTTCTGGTCCGGAACGAGGCCGACATCATCGAGGCCAACATCCGGGCCCATGCAGCCCTGGGCGTCGACGGGTTTGTCGTTATGAACCATCTTTCCAATGACGGTACGCGGGAGATCCTGACCTCGCTGGCCGGGGAATTCGACTTGCAGGTCATCGACCAGCTCGATCCTGCCTACAAGCAGAGCCGGTGGATGACGGAGCTGGCCTGTTTTGCCCGCGACCGGATGGGGGCCGATTGGGTCATCTGCAACGATGCCGACGAATTCTGGCTGCCTTGCCGGGGAGAAAGTCTGAAGGAGCTGATCGCCTTCAAGGGGGTCTGTTTGACCTGCCGGCGCTTCAACATGCTTTTGCAGCGCAATGCCCTGCAGCGGGGGTATCAGTTCCACGACAGCCGGCTGCGGGTTAACAATCCCGTTTTTTACGGAAACGAAAGCATGGTCAGGGACGAGGTAACCGTCGTGCTGTCCAGAATTGCCCCGAAGGTGATCGTCAATCCCCACGGTCTGGTCAAGATCAAGGGCGGCAATCACCGGGCCCTGCACGGGATGAACTGGCTGGATTACAACAGACCCTACGACCGCATTGAAAAGTTCGAGGATATTCGGGTCTTTCACTATCCGATGAGGGGGTTCGAACACTTCGAGCGCAACGTCCGCCGCCGCAGCCTGCTGCTGTCCGACGATTCCCATGTGCGGATGGGAAACCATTACCGCCGCTGGGCGGAAATGCATCGCCTGGGCCGGCTCGAAGAGGAATACGGGCGTTTTCTCCTCGGGGATGAAGATCTGCGGGTGCTGAAGAAGTTCGGCGTGGTGACGGAAGATGATTTTCCCGGAAGGACGATCAAAAAGGCTTTGGGTGAAGAGGCTGTTGCGGAGAGAAAGACCGCCTGA
- a CDS encoding fumarate reductase/succinate dehydrogenase flavoprotein subunit → MILDGKCPKGPLADKWDNHLHDLKLVNPANKRKYTVIVVGTGLAGASAAATLAELGYNVDAFCYQDSPRRAHSIAAQGGINAAKNYQNDGDSIYRLFYDTIKGGDFRAREANVYRLAQISNQIIDQCVAQGVPFARDYAGYLENRSFGGAQVARTFFARGQTGQQLLLGAYQAFCRQVQAGKIRVYPRTEMLDLVVVDGKAKGITVRGLISGEITCHAADAVVLASGGYVNVFYLSTNAMGSSVTAAWRAHKRGAFFANPCYTQIHPTCIPVTGDHQSKLTLMSESLRNDGRIWAPKKKGDKRPPSNIPEDERDYYLERKYPSFGNLAPRDIASRAAKEVCDAGHGVGSGRGVYLDFAEAIDRLGVENIQSRYGNLFDMYQRITGEDAYRQPMRIYPAPHYAMGGLWVDYNLQSNLPGLFVLGEANFSDHGANRLGASALMQGLADGYFIIPYTISDYLARVAPGQVGAGDPEFRQSLEQTEAATERLLGIKGRKTANEFHRELGHILWENVGMARSEGGLKTALEQIPALRDEFWNNLLVPGSGRDFNQELEKAGRVADFLEFAELMARDALHREESCGGHFRVEHQSPDGEAVRDDANFSYVAAWEYQGADKTPELHKEPLTFEHIELAVRSYK, encoded by the coding sequence GTGATACTAGACGGAAAATGCCCCAAGGGCCCCCTTGCGGACAAGTGGGACAATCACCTCCACGACCTGAAGCTGGTCAACCCGGCCAACAAGCGCAAATACACCGTTATCGTCGTCGGAACCGGCCTGGCCGGAGCTTCGGCGGCCGCCACCCTGGCCGAACTCGGTTACAATGTCGATGCCTTCTGCTATCAGGACAGTCCCCGGCGAGCGCACAGCATTGCCGCCCAGGGGGGGATCAACGCGGCCAAGAACTACCAGAACGATGGCGACAGCATCTACAGGCTCTTTTACGACACCATCAAGGGGGGCGATTTCAGGGCCCGGGAGGCCAATGTCTACCGTCTGGCCCAAATCAGCAACCAGATCATCGACCAGTGCGTTGCCCAGGGGGTGCCTTTTGCCCGGGATTACGCCGGCTACCTCGAAAACCGCTCCTTCGGCGGCGCCCAGGTCGCCCGCACCTTTTTCGCCCGCGGCCAGACCGGCCAGCAGCTTCTGCTGGGCGCCTATCAGGCCTTCTGCCGACAGGTCCAGGCGGGCAAGATCCGCGTCTATCCGCGCACGGAAATGCTCGACCTCGTGGTGGTGGACGGAAAGGCCAAGGGGATTACCGTCCGGGGCCTGATCAGCGGTGAAATCACCTGTCATGCTGCCGACGCAGTGGTGCTGGCCAGCGGCGGTTACGTCAATGTCTTCTACCTTTCGACCAACGCCATGGGGAGCAGCGTCACCGCCGCCTGGCGGGCTCACAAAAGAGGCGCCTTCTTCGCCAACCCCTGCTACACCCAGATCCATCCGACCTGCATTCCGGTGACCGGCGATCACCAGTCGAAGCTGACGCTGATGAGCGAATCTCTGCGCAACGACGGCCGCATCTGGGCGCCGAAGAAAAAAGGGGACAAACGTCCCCCCTCGAACATCCCCGAAGACGAGCGGGATTACTACCTGGAACGAAAATACCCCAGCTTCGGCAATCTAGCACCCCGCGACATCGCTTCCAGGGCGGCCAAGGAGGTCTGCGATGCCGGCCACGGCGTGGGCAGCGGTCGGGGCGTCTATCTGGACTTTGCCGAAGCCATAGATCGCCTCGGTGTTGAAAATATCCAGTCCCGCTACGGCAACCTGTTCGACATGTACCAGAGGATCACCGGGGAAGATGCCTACCGGCAGCCGATGCGGATCTATCCCGCTCCGCATTACGCGATGGGCGGTCTGTGGGTCGACTATAACCTGCAGAGCAATCTGCCCGGGCTGTTCGTGCTCGGCGAGGCCAACTTTTCCGATCATGGCGCCAACCGGCTGGGGGCCAGCGCCCTGATGCAGGGGCTGGCGGACGGATATTTCATCATCCCATACACCATCAGCGACTATTTGGCCCGGGTCGCTCCCGGCCAGGTAGGAGCCGGCGATCCGGAATTCCGCCAGTCTCTCGAGCAGACCGAAGCCGCAACCGAACGCCTGTTGGGCATCAAAGGCCGCAAAACGGCCAACGAATTCCACCGCGAGCTCGGCCATATCCTGTGGGAGAATGTGGGCATGGCCCGCAGCGAAGGCGGGCTGAAAACAGCGCTGGAGCAGATTCCAGCCCTGCGCGATGAATTCTGGAACAACCTTCTGGTCCCCGGCTCCGGTCGGGATTTCAACCAGGAGCTGGAAAAAGCCGGCCGGGTGGCGGACTTCCTCGAATTTGCCGAACTGATGGCCCGGGATGCCCTGCATCGCGAGGAGTCCTGCGGCGGACACTTCCGGGTGGAACACCAGAGTCCCGACGGCGAAGCGGTGCGGGATGACGCCAATTTCTCCTATGTCGCCGCCTGGGAATACCAGGGGGCGGACAAAACTCCCGAGCTCCACAAGGAACCTTTGACCTTTGAACATATCGAACTGGCCGTAAGGAGCTACAAGTAA
- a CDS encoding ammonium transporter, whose amino-acid sequence METNIQNLFNSGDVLFLMLGAVMVFAMHAGFAFLEVGTVTRKSQVNAFTKILTDWSVSTVCYFLIGYPLAYGSHFLHPAGDLLGGTQGYELVRFFFLLCFAACIPAIISGGIAERARFWPQVLAGAIFVAITYPLFESFIWGRNSGFLQGLFENYCGAPFHDFAGSVVVHSMGGWLALPAVMILGSRKGRYEHGRSQPIPISNIPFLALGSWILAVGWFGFNVMSAQSLTGISGLVAVNSLMAMVGGVLFALIASRNDPGFLHNGALAGLIAICAGSDLVHPLAAFFMGGMGALIFVYGFQWEQEKLRIDDVLGVWPLHGMIGTWGGISAGIFGIPVFGGMGGISFAAQLAGSLLAVGYALVTGTAIYFLINKIVGFRMSADAEFVGPDLSIHNIHAYPEELVRKSFAPPGQAAEKNLQSFDGKPIPGYKNP is encoded by the coding sequence ATGGAAACCAATATTCAAAACCTTTTCAACAGCGGGGATGTCCTGTTTCTGATGCTCGGGGCGGTCATGGTCTTTGCCATGCATGCCGGCTTCGCCTTTCTGGAAGTCGGCACGGTCACCCGCAAGAGTCAGGTCAATGCCTTCACCAAGATTCTCACCGACTGGTCGGTATCTACGGTCTGCTATTTTCTCATCGGGTATCCTCTCGCCTACGGCAGCCACTTCCTGCATCCCGCCGGCGACCTGCTGGGCGGCACGCAGGGGTACGAACTGGTTCGATTCTTCTTCCTGCTCTGCTTCGCCGCCTGCATCCCGGCAATCATTTCCGGCGGTATCGCCGAACGGGCCCGCTTCTGGCCTCAGGTCCTGGCAGGGGCGATCTTCGTGGCCATAACCTATCCCCTGTTCGAATCCTTCATCTGGGGTCGCAACAGTGGATTTCTTCAGGGACTGTTCGAAAATTACTGTGGAGCGCCTTTTCACGATTTCGCCGGCAGTGTGGTAGTCCACTCCATGGGCGGCTGGCTGGCCTTGCCGGCCGTCATGATTCTCGGCTCCCGCAAGGGCCGTTATGAACACGGAAGAAGCCAGCCCATTCCCATCAGCAACATCCCTTTCCTGGCCCTGGGAAGCTGGATCCTGGCGGTGGGTTGGTTCGGCTTCAATGTCATGAGTGCCCAGTCGCTGACCGGCATTTCCGGTCTGGTGGCGGTCAATTCCCTGATGGCCATGGTGGGCGGGGTGCTCTTCGCCCTGATCGCCAGCCGCAACGACCCGGGGTTCCTTCACAACGGCGCCCTGGCCGGCCTGATCGCCATCTGCGCCGGTTCCGACCTTGTCCACCCCCTGGCGGCCTTTTTCATGGGCGGCATGGGCGCCCTGATTTTCGTCTACGGATTCCAGTGGGAACAGGAGAAACTCCGCATCGACGACGTGCTCGGCGTCTGGCCGCTGCACGGGATGATCGGCACCTGGGGAGGTATTTCGGCGGGCATTTTCGGAATCCCCGTCTTTGGCGGCATGGGCGGCATTTCCTTTGCCGCGCAGTTGGCCGGCAGCCTTCTGGCCGTCGGCTATGCCCTGGTCACCGGCACCGCGATTTACTTCCTGATCAATAAGATTGTCGGTTTCCGAATGTCGGCCGATGCTGAATTCGTCGGTCCCGACTTGTCCATTCACAACATCCACGCCTATCCGGAGGAACTGGTCCGCAAATCTTTTGCACCTCCAGGTCAGGCTGCTGAAAAAAACCTGCAGAGCTTTGATGGTAAGCCAATACCCGGATACAAGAATCCTTGA
- a CDS encoding MlaE family lipid ABC transporter permease subunit — translation MMKPLRWLLKMVVYGCERLGDEVLYYLEQAGRMGIFLFTCLVSIFRPPYKIFSAVKQIHFIGAKSIFVILFTGAFTGMVLALQGYYTLRKFGSEGLLGSAVALSLLRELGPVIAALMVVGRAGSAICAEIGIMRNSEQIDALECMAIDPYRYLMAPKFIAAIISMPLLTSIFDIAGIAGGYLVGVGLLGVPAGNYFQEMYRAVSWTDVEMGLVKSLVFGLLIVWIAASKGFFLHLERSGGFGAEGVSKTTTDAVVLSSVAILVWDYLISAIML, via the coding sequence ATGATGAAACCACTGCGGTGGCTTTTAAAGATGGTGGTTTACGGCTGTGAGCGCCTGGGAGACGAGGTGCTGTATTACCTGGAGCAGGCCGGGCGGATGGGAATCTTTCTGTTCACCTGCCTGGTCAGCATCTTCCGTCCGCCCTACAAAATCTTTTCCGCCGTCAAGCAGATCCATTTCATCGGCGCCAAGTCCATTTTTGTCATCCTCTTTACCGGCGCCTTCACCGGAATGGTCCTGGCTCTGCAGGGATATTACACGCTGCGTAAATTCGGTTCCGAAGGGCTGCTCGGCTCGGCAGTCGCCCTCAGTCTGCTGCGGGAACTGGGTCCCGTCATCGCCGCCCTCATGGTGGTAGGTCGGGCCGGTTCGGCGATCTGTGCCGAGATAGGCATCATGCGCAACTCGGAACAGATCGATGCCCTCGAATGCATGGCCATCGACCCGTACCGGTATCTCATGGCACCCAAATTCATTGCAGCCATCATCTCCATGCCCTTGCTGACCTCCATTTTCGACATTGCCGGTATTGCCGGTGGCTATCTGGTCGGGGTCGGCCTGCTGGGGGTCCCCGCAGGCAATTATTTTCAGGAGATGTATCGCGCCGTTTCCTGGACGGATGTGGAGATGGGATTGGTCAAGTCCCTGGTTTTTGGGCTGCTGATCGTCTGGATTGCCGCTTCGAAAGGCTTTTTCCTCCATCTGGAAAGATCCGGCGGGTTCGGCGCGGAGGGCGTCAGCAAGACGACCACCGATGCCGTGGTGCTCTCCTCCGTTGCGATTCTGGTCTGGGATTACCTGATCAGCGCCATCATGCTTTGA